A window of Synechococcus sp. WH 8109 genomic DNA:
AGTGCTGGGCACCAACGGGAAGGGATCCATCGCCAGCTTTCTGGAATCAGCCCTCTGTGCTGCCAGCCTCCGCTGCGGGGTCACCACTTCCCCTCACCTGGTGAGCTGGTGCGAACGCATCCGGGTCCAAGGGACCCCCATTGCGATTGAAACCCTGCGCAGCCGGTTGCAGGCGCTCCAGCCCCTGATCGAACGACATCGGCTCACCCCGTTTGAACTGCTTGTGACTGCAGCCCTGTTGGAGTTCCACCGGCAAGCCTGCGACCTGCTGGTGCTGGAAGTGGGGCTGGGGGGACGGCTTGATGCCACTACGGCCCATCCCTGCCGTCCTGTAGTGGCCGTCGCTAGCGTTGGGTTGGATCATTGCGAGCACCTGGGCCACAGCCTCACTGCCATCGCAACCGAAAAAGCGGCAGCGATCCCGCCTCAGGCCACCGTGATCAGTGGCGCCCAACCCACTGAAGTTCAGGACGTCCTGGAGACAACCTGCCGCACTCAGCAGGCCAAGCTCCACTGGGTGAAGCCCCTGAATTCAAGCTGGCAACTCGGCTTGCCTGGCGCCATTCAGCGAAGCAACGCCGCTGTAGCCCTCGGTGCCTTGCAAGCCCTCTCGGACTTGGGCTGGTCGTTGCCTGAGGCTGTGATTCAGCAGGGCTTCGCCACAGCTCACTGGCCCGGTCGCCTGCAAACGGTGCATTGGGGCCACCACAAGCTTCGCCTCGATGGAGCTCACAATCCACCGGCCGCAGTGCAGCTGGCGGAAGAACGCAGCCAGTGGAGCGATGCCTGCAACGGTGTCGTGTGGATTCTGGCGATCCAGGCCCATAAAGACGCTGTCGCCATGCTCCAGACGCTGCTGCAGCCCCAGGACCAGGCCTGGATCATTCCGGTGCCGAGCCACAGGAGCTGGAGCCGTTCGGCCCTCCTCCAGGAACTGCCCCAGCTCGAGCACCAGCTGCAGGAGGGCGACGGCCTCGAAAGCGTGCTGCACCAGCTCAGCAGCAATGGATGGCCGACACCGGTACCGATTGTTGCCGGATCGCTGTATCTGATCGGTGACCTGTTCGCTCGCGGCGTTGTAACGGCAGAGTGAGCAGAGCTTGAGCGTGGACTGTGCTGCGAATCTCCCGGTTGCTGGGCCTTCTCCTGCCCCTTCTGCTCATGGCGACGCCGGCCAAGGCCCTGGACACCTCAGCAGGGGTGGGACTGCAGGATCGTGCCCTGTTCCAGGAAAAGGTGGACTACACGCTCACCAACCAGAGCAACGGCGACTTCGAGGGGCAGAACCTGGCCAACACATCCTTCGCCGGAGCCGTGGGCCGCGGAGCGAATTTCCGTGGCGCCAACCTGCATGGCGCGATCCTCACCCAAGGTGCCTTCGCCGAAGCTGATTTCCAGGGAGCTGACCTCTCCGATGCCCTGATGGATCGCGCCGACTTCGTCGCCACCGATCTACGCAATGCCGTCCTCACCGGAATCATTGCGTCGGGCAGCAGCTTCAGCAACGCTCAGATCGAGGGGGCCGATTTCACTGATGCCCTGCTCGATCGTGATGATCAACGCCGGCTTTGCGGCGAGGCCGATGGGATCAACCCCAGCACTGGAGTTTCCACCTTCGACAGCTTGGGCTGCTGATCCTCAGGAGCGCTCCTCCCAACCCCGAAGCTTGCCGGGATTGAGCAGGCCCTCGGGATCAAAGCGCTGCTTGGCCGCCACCTGATCGGCATCGATGACGCCAAGGCCGCCGTCTTCCACCGTGATCACGTGGGGGTTGAACAACACGGCACCCGCGGCCCTGCAGTCGTCCATCAACCGGTTCAGCTGTTCTGCCCCCTGCCAACGCACAAGCGGCAGAGCCGCCAGCCGAGGACAGCCCTGCTGACGCACAAGCTCGAGATGCCAGAGCAGGGCATCACCCCAGCGCTGCTTCAATGCCGCCATCGCTGGGGCCTCCGGTTGCGGCAAAAGCATCTGCAGGTAAGTCCATCCCGGCTCTGAAGCCCGCACATGCAGGGTGGTGTGGTTCCAACTCAGCTCGCGCAAGCCATTGCCGCCTGAGAGATCCTCAGGGCCGAGATCCCGCAGGTTGGCGCCGGCTGACTGCGCCATCCGTTGCAGGCTGTTGAGCCCATCGGGGGCAACGAGCAACAGCAGCCGGTGCACAGAGACGACAGGGCCACCCCAGCCGGGCATCCGGGACAGCAGCGGCTGTTCCAGCAGGCTCGCCAAATGGAGATCCAAGGCCGAGGCAGCGATCCGTTGCATCAGCTCAATCGCCTGGTCCCAGTGCTCGCAGTCCACACTCACCTGGTGCCAGTTGACCGCTGGAGCTGTGGCGAGGCTGAGAGCCGTGATGATGCCGTTGGTGCCGTAGGCGTGATTCAAAGCCTCCGCATCCATCTCGGCGAGTTGATGGCGCCGGGCATCGGGGCGTAACGGCACAATCTCCAACCCGAGCAGATGACCTGGATCCCGCAGAAAGCCCCAGCGCAGGGAACCGATGCCCCCAGAGCCCCCTGCCACAAAGCCGCCAATCGTGGCGCTGCGCCAGGTGCTGGGCATCAAGCGCAGCTGGCGTCCATGGCGGCGCAACTCCTGATCCAGATCGCGCATCACACAACCCGGTTCCACGTTCACCACCCCGGTGATCGGATCAATCGAGCGGATCTGCCGCAGGGCCGTGGTGAGCATCACGACGCCGCCCTGCAGAGGCACACACTGTCCGTAGTTCCCTGTCCCGGAGCCGCGCAGGGTTAAGGGAACCTTGTGCTCGGCGCAGGCCGAAGCCAGCCGTTCAACGGCATCCACCGTGCGCGGACGAACAACCAACTCAGCACGGCAGGCCTCCAGCCGCGGCGTCAGGACGGGGGAGTACTCAAAGGCGTCCCGGGAATGACGCTGCAGCTCCCCTGGTTCCTCCAACAACTCCAGTTCAGGATCAACGCTGAGGGCTTGCAGCAGGGCAATCAAGGCATCGGCGCGACCCATGGCGTGGCGGAACACTGGTCAGGGTCTAGCGCCCGGTGACGACTGCCAGTGGCCGTCCACGAGAACCTGACGCTGAGGAGCACAACGGATCAGGTCCGACCATCCCTGGCCCTCCATGTAGATCAGATCGGCGGGAGCGCCGGCCCGCAGCACCCCATCCCATTCCAGTTGAAGAATGGCGGGCGGTGCCGTGGTGAAGGGGGCCAGGCCCAGGCGCTGCCAGGGCAACAACTGAGTCAACGGCATCGATGCGGCCAGCAGGGCCAAGGGGTCGAAGTCACCTCCCGGGAACCAGGGGTCGGCCACGTTGTCACCCGCCACCGCCACCGGAACACCAGAACGTTGCAACTGACGGATCGGGGCCTGCGGACGCTGAAGGGGGGTGGCATCTTCCGCCCGTGCTAGCAACCAGGCATTGGTGAGGGGCAGGGCAATCACACTGAGCTGCGCTGCTGCCATGCGCTCTGCCAACCGCGCCAGACATGACGCAGGCAGAAGGGAAAGACTGCTGGCATGGCTGCAGGTGACGGGAACCTGCACCGGCACGCGCTGTAGGGCCCTCAACAGCTGAACCATGCCCTCCGCCGGACCGTGATCCGCCTCATCGATGTGCAGATCGACGCCGCAGTTGTGGCGATCAGCCAGGCGCAACAACACCTCCAACTGCTCCGTGACCACGGCAGATCCACAAGGAGGTATCAGAACACCACCCAGACAGCCGCCACTGGCGGCCACACGACGCGCCAGAGCATCCGCTTCAGCTGAACACCAGAATTCCAAGGGCACCAGCGCCACCAGCTGCAAGTCGATGCGGCGGCGCCATCGCTGCTGGAGGGTTAGCAAGGCATCCCAGCTGGGCTCAGCGCCAGAGCCACCACTGTCCACATGGCTGCGCATGGCCCGCAGCCCATGGGCGAATGCTCTCTCCATGGCGCGTTCTCCGCGTTGAAGAACGCAGGCCACGGTTCGGGTGCTGTGCTCCCGCAGGTTGGCCTCCAGGGCACCCCCGTAGCTGCCGCTGAGGTTGGGATGCTCTTGCCAGGTGTAGGCCTTGTCCAGATGGACATGGCAGTCGACCAAGCGCGGCAGCACCATTCGAGACGGTGGCACGTGTTCGGCGGACAGGGGCTGGGGCTCCCGCAAGCGCCCCTGATCCCAGGCAAGGCGCACGGGCGTCAGCCCTTGCTTCCCAACCTCCGGCAAGGGCGTTGAAGGGGCGAAATCCAGCAGTCCCAGGGGCGCCCAGGCCTCAAGGACACCACTCCCCGGCTTGGACTCAAGCGACGGGGCGTCCATCACCGCTCAGCACCGTTGCCGGCATCGGTGCTGAGGACCACGAAGTGACCGGCCACACCAAGGCTGAGCACTTCAAAACCAGGCAGGCGCAGACCGGGCAGCATCTCCTTCCTGTCCATCCGTGTGGAATACAAACTGGCCAACAACAAGTTTCGACGGGTGGTGAACTGACCCGCCAACGCCGCCAGTGCATCCCGCTGGGAGGCAATCAGTTCAGGGCAATTGCGAATCCAGAGACGCAGCACCATCGGCAGGGTCGGCTCGTCGCACAGTTCCTTGGTGCCCAACCGGACCAGCTGATCACCGGCATGAGCTTGATAGTCCTCCAACGACGGGTTGGACGCCACCAGCGACAGCACCCCGGCCGCTGCAATCCCCCCCGCCAATATCGCCAGAGCAGACCTACCTTGCGGACGCGATGAAGGGGACACCAGGCAGGCTGCAGCTCGTGTTGGTAGATTCTCACGGACGCGGCGGGCGTCGCCAAGTGGTTAAGGCAGCGGCTTGTGGCGCCGCTATTCGGGGGTTCGAATCCCCTCGCTCGCCCTCTCAACAATTCAACAAGACCCTGAGAAGCGGTTCAGCTCCCCAGCGGATCGGATCCGTGCAAGGCAGACCCAGCGTCTGGCGGATGCGCTCCACCTCTTCTCTAGCCTGAGCCTCATCTAGGCGGGCAGTGTTGAGGGCGACCGCGGCCACTTTGGCTGGCCCCGCTGCCCCATTAGGCCGAGCCCAGCTTGCCAGGGATTCGGTGGTGGCCACCAAGGCCTCAAGGCTTGGAAGCGGGACCTGAGGCAGCCGATCAATGGTCTGCTGTGCTGCCCGATGCACGAGCAACAGGGCCGTCGGCTGCGTGCCCCGCAACAGGGGCAACGTGGCCGTGGAGGCCGGATGGCAGAGCGATCCCTGCCCCTCCACAAGAACAAGACCCTGCTCCGGAAGAGCATCCGCCGCGCGAAGCACCGCCGCCTCCACCGCACCGGCGGCGTAATCGACGCGCACAGCATCCAGGGCGACCCCTTCTCCGCTGATCAGAATTCCGGCCTGCCCTGTCCCCACAAAACGAGCGGGGATCCCGG
This region includes:
- a CDS encoding folylpolyglutamate synthase/dihydrofolate synthase family protein translates to MDDLSDLIPRFDLRGMDLQLDRMHAALHELGHPCRTIPAIQVLGTNGKGSIASFLESALCAASLRCGVTTSPHLVSWCERIRVQGTPIAIETLRSRLQALQPLIERHRLTPFELLVTAALLEFHRQACDLLVLEVGLGGRLDATTAHPCRPVVAVASVGLDHCEHLGHSLTAIATEKAAAIPPQATVISGAQPTEVQDVLETTCRTQQAKLHWVKPLNSSWQLGLPGAIQRSNAAVALGALQALSDLGWSLPEAVIQQGFATAHWPGRLQTVHWGHHKLRLDGAHNPPAAVQLAEERSQWSDACNGVVWILAIQAHKDAVAMLQTLLQPQDQAWIIPVPSHRSWSRSALLQELPQLEHQLQEGDGLESVLHQLSSNGWPTPVPIVAGSLYLIGDLFARGVVTAE
- a CDS encoding pentapeptide repeat-containing protein; the protein is MATPAKALDTSAGVGLQDRALFQEKVDYTLTNQSNGDFEGQNLANTSFAGAVGRGANFRGANLHGAILTQGAFAEADFQGADLSDALMDRADFVATDLRNAVLTGIIASGSSFSNAQIEGADFTDALLDRDDQRRLCGEADGINPSTGVSTFDSLGC
- a CDS encoding FAD-binding oxidoreductase, producing the protein MGRADALIALLQALSVDPELELLEEPGELQRHSRDAFEYSPVLTPRLEACRAELVVRPRTVDAVERLASACAEHKVPLTLRGSGTGNYGQCVPLQGGVVMLTTALRQIRSIDPITGVVNVEPGCVMRDLDQELRRHGRQLRLMPSTWRSATIGGFVAGGSGGIGSLRWGFLRDPGHLLGLEIVPLRPDARRHQLAEMDAEALNHAYGTNGIITALSLATAPAVNWHQVSVDCEHWDQAIELMQRIAASALDLHLASLLEQPLLSRMPGWGGPVVSVHRLLLLVAPDGLNSLQRMAQSAGANLRDLGPEDLSGGNGLRELSWNHTTLHVRASEPGWTYLQMLLPQPEAPAMAALKQRWGDALLWHLELVRQQGCPRLAALPLVRWQGAEQLNRLMDDCRAAGAVLFNPHVITVEDGGLGVIDADQVAAKQRFDPEGLLNPGKLRGWEERS
- a CDS encoding amidohydrolase family protein encodes the protein MDAPSLESKPGSGVLEAWAPLGLLDFAPSTPLPEVGKQGLTPVRLAWDQGRLREPQPLSAEHVPPSRMVLPRLVDCHVHLDKAYTWQEHPNLSGSYGGALEANLREHSTRTVACVLQRGERAMERAFAHGLRAMRSHVDSGGSGAEPSWDALLTLQQRWRRRIDLQLVALVPLEFWCSAEADALARRVAASGGCLGGVLIPPCGSAVVTEQLEVLLRLADRHNCGVDLHIDEADHGPAEGMVQLLRALQRVPVQVPVTCSHASSLSLLPASCLARLAERMAAAQLSVIALPLTNAWLLARAEDATPLQRPQAPIRQLQRSGVPVAVAGDNVADPWFPGGDFDPLALLAASMPLTQLLPWQRLGLAPFTTAPPAILQLEWDGVLRAGAPADLIYMEGQGWSDLIRCAPQRQVLVDGHWQSSPGARP
- a CDS encoding DUF4359 domain-containing protein; the protein is MLAGGIAAAGVLSLVASNPSLEDYQAHAGDQLVRLGTKELCDEPTLPMVLRLWIRNCPELIASQRDALAALAGQFTTRRNLLLASLYSTRMDRKEMLPGLRLPGFEVLSLGVAGHFVVLSTDAGNGAER